A genome region from Meriones unguiculatus strain TT.TT164.6M chromosome 2, Bangor_MerUng_6.1, whole genome shotgun sequence includes the following:
- the Ankrd34b gene encoding ankyrin repeat domain-containing protein 34B codes for MDEGSEVSTDGNSLIKAVHQSRLRLTRLLLEGGAYINESNDRGETPLMIACKTKHVGQQSVGRAKMVKYLLENSADPNIQDKAGKSALMHACLERAGPEVVSLLLRSGADLSLQDHAGYSALVYAINAEDRDTLRVLLNACQAKGKEVIIITTAKSPSGRLTTQQCLNMPPADMGESPPPAAPSETDIKTASSPLSYSSETDLTLFGFKDKELSGSSDNAWDLDSPRRKPGMATNGPKLSQSPAWIKSPPSLKHQARVASLQEELQDITPEEEVAYKTSMLAPSKRFITRHQSIDVKDTAHLLRAFDQVNSRKMSYDEINYHSLLPEGSQACMEIPTDQDPDSSQIFASTLKRIVQKRNSGANHYSSDSQLSEGVTPPTLEDGKAARKKIFAPSPSLPSGSKELVETVPPGPLSRRNHAVLERRGSGAFPIDHSVQSRPGFLPPLHVNPHPPITDIGTNSKICSLLSCGQKVMPTVPAFPKEFKSKKMLLRRQSLQTEQIKQLVNF; via the coding sequence ATGGATGAAGGCTCAGAGGTTTCCACTGATGGAAATTCCCTGATCAAAGCAGTCCATCAGAGCCGGCTTCGCCTCACAAGACTTTTGCTAGAAGGTGGTGCCTACATCAACGAGAGCAACGACCGCGGGGAAACACCTTTAATGATTGCTTGTAAGACCAAGCACGTCGGCCAACAGAGTGTCGGGAGGGCCAAAATGGTTAAATACCTGCTGGAGAACAGTGCTGACCCCAACATACAGGACAAAGCCGGGAAAAGCGCGCTGATGCACGCGTGCTTAGAAAGAGCTGGCCCGGAGGTGGTGTCCTTGCTCCTCAGGAGCGGGGCGGACCTCAGCCTGCAGGACCACGCGGGTTACTCAGCTCTGGTTTATGCTATTAATGCAGAAGACAGAGACACACTCAGAGTCCTCCTTAATGCTTGCCAGGCGAAAGGGAAAGAGGTCATCATCATAACAACAGCGAAGTCGCCCTCTGGGAGGCTCACCACCCAACAGTGCCTAAACATGCCCCCTGCAGACATGGGCGAGAGCCCTCCGCCAGCCGCGCCCTCAGAGACTGACATCAAAACAGCCTCGTCGCCGCTCTCTTACTCTTCTGAGACGGACCTGACACTTTTTGGCTTTAAAGATAAGGAGTTGTCTGGAAGCAGTGATAACGCCTGGGACCTGGACTCTCCTCGGAGGAAGCCTGGGATGGCCACTAATGGGCCCAAGCTATCCCAGTCTCCAGCCTGGATCAAGAGTCCGCCATCATTAAAGCACCAGGCCAGAGTGGCCTCCTTGCAAGAGGAGCTCCAAGACATCACTCCAGAGGAAGAAGTGGCCTACAAAACCAGCATGCTGGCGCCGTCTAAGCGCTTCATCACTAGGCACCAGAGCATTGATGTAAAAGATACTGCACACTTGCTCAGGGCCTTTGACCAGGTCAACTCAAGGAAGATGTCATATGATGAAATAAATTACCATTCTTTGCTTCCAGAAGGAAGCCAGGCATGCATGGAAATTCCCACTGATCAGGACCCGGACTCTAGTCAGATCTTTGCTTCCACTTTAAAAAGAATAGTTCAAAAGCGAAACTCGGGAGCCAATCATTACAGCTCTGATTCCCAGCTCTCTGAGGGCGTTACCCCTCCGACCTTAGAAGATGgcaaagctgcaaggaaaaagatCTTCGCGCCATCGCCTTCTTTGCCATCAGGGTCCAAAGAATTAGTGGAGACTGTCCCTCCAGGCCCCCTGAGCAGGAGGAATCATGCGGTTTTGGAAAGGCGCGGCTCTGGCGCTTTCCCCATAGATCACAGTGTGCAGAGCAGACCCGGGTTTCTGCCTCCCCTACATGTAAATCCTCACCCTCCCATCACAGACATCGGCACCAACAGCAAGATCTGCAGCTTGCTATCCTGTGGCCAAAAAGTGATGCCGACGGTCCCTGCTTTCCCGAAAGAATTCAAAAGCAAAAAGATGCTGTTAAGGAGGCAGTCGCTGCAGACGGAGCAAATTAAGCAATTAGTCAATTTCTAA